From [Flavobacterium] thermophilum:
CCCATGCAAAATCATTTCCAGCTGATATTGCTTCCCCCATCATCAACCTTATGCCCTTCCTGCTGAAGACTCTCTGTTCATTTCACCCCAAACGTCGGCCTTTTCCAGTGCACCGCAGCGCAATCGGCCATGAAAAGTGAAAAGAAATTCATGCCATCTATAACTGATTCTATATACCCTCAAAAAACCCTTTTTATTCCACGAATTCATCAAAACCTATGACAATGGAAACGGCATGGCGCTCGCCAAGCGTTGGGACGGATACGGGCATTCCATGAAGGAAAATGAGCGTTGGATGCTTGACGAAACAGCTGTTCGACACTTCAACCGGACAAAAAGCAATGAAGCGTTCTAGAAGAAGGGCAAAAAAGCGGACAACGCGATCAAAAGGGGAGGTGGAAGACAGCCAAAAAGAGGGGGGCAGCGAAAAAGAGAGTGGAAACTGCATACCCGCCTGAACCAAAAAGCGCAACCATTCACCTAGGGTTCGCTTGCAAAGAAATGCGGCACCGGGCAGCCTCAGCAAATTCGCGATTGAATATAAACACAAAATATCGTATATTTATAAAAAGAAAATCTATAATCATACGATAGTGAGGGAACCCGATGCAAATCGACCACGCAGTCACCAGCGATGTAAAGGAAATGCACGCATTAATTCAACACTATGCGGAAAAAGGCTTGGTTTTGCCCCGTTCGTTGTTATCCATCTACCAGCACTTGCAATGCATGTATGTGGCAAGGGAAGACAACCAAATCGTTGGAGTCGCTGGGTTGCATATCCTAGGGCACGATCTTGGGGAAGTCCGTTCGTTAGTCGTATCGCCTGACCATATGGGGAAAGGAATCGGCCGCATGCTCGTCGACCATATTGCGAACGAAGCGGCAAGACTCGGGGTGAAGCGGTTAATCTCCTTCACTTACCAAGTTGAGTTTTTTCGAAAATGCGGATTTGAAATCGCCGAAAAAGCAACGTTGCCTGAAAAAGTGTGGATTGACTGTGTCAATTGCCCCAAGCTGGACTGTTGCGATGAAACAGCCATGATCAAATACATTTGACCCTTCTCCCACCTGCGCAACCGCGAAAAGGTGGGAGATTTGCTTGAAAACAACCGCCCTGCGACAGAGCGGTTGACACCTGCTTCTTTGTCGAGAGGGTGCGAAATGTGAGGTCTTCGCCAATTCCCCCCGACTCGTGCGCCCCAACGGCATTGAAATAGCGAAGGACGACATCGTTGAGCCCATAGCAGAGGCAAAATCGACCAAAACTAATGGATTTGTTCGTTAATCATATGAAAATTAATATTCACCGGTATCAACTTCTTTATACGCTCAATATCCCGCTTCTTGTAGTCCATAATCACAATGCCAGTGATGACCTCATCCTCTTCAGAAAACCGGGTGAACTACCCCATACCCGTCAAGTTTAGCGGTATAAAATTTTTAAGACGATACTCGTGTTCATCCCCGCAGTGAATGATGGGGATCACATCCATTATTGGGCATACCAAATACCCCTCCAGAAGAGGGGTATTTGGTATTTATATCCATATCTAATTCTACCATATCTCTAATTTCGTTAAGATATCTGATGCCGTTTCTTCCCCTTTCCTTCGACCTTTCTTGGCATGTTTTCGTAACAGGGAAAGGAGAGAGAAAAGGTTGATTTCCGCCATATGCGAACGCAAAAGCAACTGGTGCCAATACGATTGGAGAAGATCGAGCGCTTTCCGTTCACTGATTTCAATGTCTTCCTTTTGATGCCAATACATCCGAGCTTGAAACAGAAACGTCTGGGTGACCAAAATGGCAATCAACGTCCCGTATAAATGGCATTCGAAACGTTCTTTTTTCATCTCCTTGACTTTCTCCAAATCAAATACGGATTTCCAGGCTTTAAACAACAATTCAATTTGCCAGCGCAGGGAATAGAGCTCATAAACCTGTTGACCATCAAACGACTCTTGTGGTAAATTCGTCAGTAAGATGTGGTATTTCTTTTGTTCGAGGGTTTGGCGTGTCAGTGCCTTCCCTTTTCTTTTTTCCCTTTTTCGCACATACGCCATCCGTTTTTGCCATTCTTCTTCCGTCAAACGTCGAAAAATCAAGCGTGGGATATACAAACGCTCATGCCCGATGTATACATGTTCCATTTCTACTGATTCCCCTTCCTTTAATTGATTCCCAAGAGATTCCCAATCCCATTCCTTCCACTGGCCATTCTCCTTGATATACACTTTCATATCGGAACGGAGCCGAGTCATATAATACGCTCCGCGGGCGTCGATCTCGGCCAGTGCGGCAACGGAGAAAAAGCCCAAATCCCGAATACATAGGTCATTCGGTAAAATCGTATGCTGGGCATGATAGGCAAAACGAGCGTCCGAGTCATTGGCCGATTGAACGCATAGCTGAAGGCAGGCGCCGGATAACAAGTCATATTCAAACTGAATTTTCACCCCCGACGAAACGGAACCTCGATAGTCTTCCCCATAGTCAGCGGGAACCAAAAAGCTGGTTGAGTCCAAAATCCGCAGGCGGGTAAAACAAGTTCGATAGGTCTCCATGGCTGACAAAAGCAATGGACGTTGATGCAGGAGGAGAAGGAAAAACACTTCTCGCAAAAATGCCACGGCCCGATCGGTAAAACGCTGATTCAAGCCTTCGCTTGAAAGGGAACAGCCATGCCAGAGCGTCAAGGCCGCACACAACCGCTGAAGCGACTGTTTGGCCAGTGAGCCATCTCCCCATGCACAGAGAGTCAGAAAGGCTTCCGCCGTTAACGAACGCTGCCGCCGGATAAAGCCTGTTTTCCGTGCGAGACGGGTTAATTCTTCGGGAGAAAAGAGTTGACGAATGGTTTGAATCCATGCTTTCATTTGTTTTTCCATGAAAAAAATCCTTTCTAACGTGGAGTGTTCGTTAGAAAGGATACCATGTTTTTGACGATGCACAAAGACCAAAATTCTTAACTTGATGGGTATGGTGAACTACCCCCACTTAATTTTCTAGCGAAAATTTGAAGTAGGGGCTTCCAAAGAAGTTTGACTGCTTCAAGCAATCCTTATTCTTTGAGGCGTGTCCACTTCGCCGCTAGAGCATAAGACACTCAGGTCTACAGCTTTACTTTTCTTTAAGATGTTTAATGCGCCATTGACATCAGCATTAATTAGTTTGCCAGACTTTGTTCGATACAAGCCGCGCTTAATACGTTTGCCGCTGAACTTATATTCTTTTGGATTGTCGGCATTATATTCAGGAATCTCATCGCCGTCAAAAAAGCTGGCTTGAGACGTATAGGATTCTTCCTGTTTCAAGAATTCAATGCCGTAAAATTTACAAAGATATTCTAGTTTTTCTTTTATGTTACCGAGAGGAATATTGACAAAGTTTTGATTTGTCTTTTTTCCTAGATTCATATTGCGTTTCCATGTTTCCGCATAGCCAATGACAAGTTTGCCAATTTGATTTTCAATACAGTAGTTAATGATGTAACGGCAAGTCTTGTTGATATAATCATTCACTTTATTATTGCGATTCATAGCAAGCAAAGCCTGTTTACGAGTGGTGCCTTTGATTTTTTGCTTATCTTTTATGCTTTGAAGTCTGGCATTTTCTTTGTTAAACCATTGATTTATACTTTTTAATCTCCGCCCATCAATGATGAATGATCTGCCGTCTGATGTGACACAAGTGGCAAGATTGTTTAATCCTAAATCAATTGCCAGTGCTTTTTGGTCGTTTAATTCTCTTTGATCTTCAGGCATTTCATATTTGTACTGAATCTCAAAGAACCTGGCATGATGCTTAGGAATGATTTCAATCTGCTTAATCTTTTTGTCCAGTAACACAGGCGGAATCGTTATCGTGATAGGCTTGTGAGTCTTTTTAAATAGGCGAGAATACGGTATCGTGAATTTGTTGCCGTCTATACGAATCTGGCCAATGATCAGTGAATGAAAGCCATCTTTTTTAAGATATTTTGGAATACTGATAGCCTTGTGGTCATATTTTCCTTGTTTGGCAAGACTGATCAAACCAAAGAAAGATTTAAAGGCTTCATTGACCTTTTTTAAAATTTGCTGTGCCATGTTGCTGTTTAACAGCTTATAGTTTTCGTTAGTTTTGGCAAGATGATAATTTTTCTCATAATTAAGAAATTCCTTGTGTTCAAATAGTATTGTCTGACATTGTACAATCCGACGTTGTACATGTTCTTGGCAATATGGCACAGTTCTCGAAGAGTCAAGTATTCTTCTTTGGTCAAACCATTTAGCTGTTGTTTGATACAAAAATACATTTTTTTCACCTCCCATCTAACTATATTATACTATATTTTACTGAATCTATCCTATTTTCAGCAAAATATAGTTAAGGCGATTCATCTCCCACTTACTCCGCTTCGCTTCGTTGAAGTGGGAGTCTTCTCGCCTAATTAAGATAAAAGGGCGGACGCCGCCG
This genomic window contains:
- the argA_1 gene encoding Amino-acid acetyltransferase, with the protein product MQIDHAVTSDVKEMHALIQHYAEKGLVLPRSLLSIYQHLQCMYVAREDNQIVGVAGLHILGHDLGEVRSLVVSPDHMGKGIGRMLVDHIANEAARLGVKRLISFTYQVEFFRKCGFEIAEKATLPEKVWIDCVNCPKLDCCDETAMIKYI
- a CDS encoding Transposase; the encoded protein is MEKQMKAWIQTIRQLFSPEELTRLARKTGFIRRQRSLTAEAFLTLCAWGDGSLAKQSLQRLCAALTLWHGCSLSSEGLNQRFTDRAVAFLREVFFLLLLHQRPLLLSAMETYRTCFTRLRILDSTSFLVPADYGEDYRGSVSSGVKIQFEYDLLSGACLQLCVQSANDSDARFAYHAQHTILPNDLCIRDLGFFSVAALAEIDARGAYYMTRLRSDMKVYIKENGQWKEWDWESLGNQLKEGESVEMEHVYIGHERLYIPRLIFRRLTEEEWQKRMAYVRKREKRKGKALTRQTLEQKKYHILLTNLPQESFDGQQVYELYSLRWQIELLFKAWKSVFDLEKVKEMKKERFECHLYGTLIAILVTQTFLFQARMYWHQKEDIEISERKALDLLQSYWHQLLLRSHMAEINLFSLLSLLRKHAKKGRRKGEETASDILTKLEIW
- a CDS encoding transposase, IS605 OrfB family, whose translation is MAQQILKKVNEAFKSFFGLISLAKQGKYDHKAISIPKYLKKDGFHSLIIGQIRIDGNKFTIPYSRLFKKTHKPITITIPPVLLDKKIKQIEIIPKHHARFFEIQYKYEMPEDQRELNDQKALAIDLGLNNLATCVTSDGRSFIIDGRRLKSINQWFNKENARLQSIKDKQKIKGTTRKQALLAMNRNNKVNDYINKTCRYIINYCIENQIGKLVIGYAETWKRNMNLGKKTNQNFVNIPLGNIKEKLEYLCKFYGIEFLKQEESYTSQASFFDGDEIPEYNADNPKEYKFSGKRIKRGLYRTKSGKLINADVNGALNILKKSKAVDLSVLCSSGEVDTPQRIRIA